One region of Acidobacteriota bacterium genomic DNA includes:
- a CDS encoding glutaredoxin family protein translates to MSEVTIYMIQGCPYCQAAKKHYTEQGIAFTEIDVHQTPGAIDKLVELSGGRRMVPVIVEDGEVKTGFGGG, encoded by the coding sequence GTGAGCGAAGTGACCATATACATGATACAGGGATGCCCATACTGTCAGGCGGCGAAGAAGCACTACACCGAACAGGGCATTGCTTTTACCGAGATTGACGTTCACCAGACGCCCGGCGCCATTGACAAGCTGGTAGAGCTTTCCGGAGGCCGGAGGATGGTGCCGGTGATTGTCGAGGACGGTGAAGTCAAGAC